From Deinococcus aquaticus, one genomic window encodes:
- a CDS encoding universal stress protein: MIDPTQSALNAATTTAPAGFQRIVVGVDFSESSSHALTTARSRFPGATLRLVHVTDARVTAAPDLMGGVTAAMPDPTLLHTLEDADAARMQGVAQAGEETELMVGDPVTGLLEAAGRWNADLIVVGTHAQGALEHFFLGSTAEKVVARSPIPVLTVRRRTGSGRE; this comes from the coding sequence ATGATCGACCCCACCCAGTCCGCCCTGAACGCTGCCACGACCACCGCACCGGCCGGATTCCAGCGGATCGTGGTGGGCGTCGACTTCTCCGAGTCCTCGAGTCACGCGCTGACTACCGCCCGTAGCCGGTTTCCCGGCGCGACCCTGCGGCTGGTGCACGTGACCGACGCCCGCGTGACCGCCGCGCCCGACCTGATGGGCGGCGTGACAGCCGCCATGCCCGACCCGACGCTGCTGCACACCCTGGAAGACGCCGACGCGGCCCGCATGCAGGGCGTGGCGCAGGCCGGCGAGGAAACTGAACTGATGGTCGGGGACCCCGTGACCGGCCTGCTGGAAGCGGCGGGCCGCTGGAACGCGGACCTGATCGTGGTCGGCACGCACGCGCAGGGTGCGCTGGAGCACTTCTTCCTGGGCAGCACCGCCGAGAAGGTCGTGGCCCGCAGCCCCATTCCGGTGCTGACCGTGCGCCGCCGCACCGGGAGCGGCCGGGAGTGA
- a CDS encoding DUF3105 domain-containing protein gives MKRALPLLLLALTACGSGGIDGLQTFTYPAGDHRSGSLVYAETPPAGGPHNAVWQNCGVYSSALYNEYAVHSLEHGAVWVTYRPDLDAAGLDTLKKLVDGRPYTLLSPYEGLDTPVAISAWGAQLKVEKADDARLKAFLDKYEQGATAPERGAACSGGYSGTR, from the coding sequence ATGAAACGCGCCCTGCCTCTTCTGCTGCTCGCCCTGACCGCCTGCGGTTCCGGGGGCATCGACGGCCTCCAGACCTTCACGTACCCCGCCGGTGACCACCGCAGTGGCTCGCTGGTGTACGCCGAAACCCCCCCGGCTGGCGGGCCGCACAACGCGGTCTGGCAGAACTGCGGCGTGTACAGCAGCGCCCTGTACAACGAGTACGCCGTGCACAGCCTGGAACACGGCGCGGTGTGGGTCACCTACCGCCCGGACCTGGACGCCGCTGGGCTCGACACCCTGAAGAAGCTGGTGGACGGCCGCCCCTACACCCTGCTCAGCCCCTACGAGGGCCTGGACACACCGGTCGCCATCAGCGCCTGGGGTGCCCAGCTGAAAGTCGAGAAGGCCGACGACGCCCGCCTGAAAGCTTTCCTCGACAAGTACGAGCAGGGCGCGACCGCCCCGGAACGCGGCGCGGCGTGCAGCGGCGGGTACAGCGGCACCCGCTGA
- a CDS encoding sensor domain-containing diguanylate cyclase, with protein MRRRAYVLAALVSAAAHLGILALKVPRGEWQDLPSFLTGLVVSVLVAWALTWGRLPTAQLNAPVAAAVTLATTVEFLPLVSAPAVGTQAYLTFVGTVALWFGLLPIRLAAVLSGTAYALFAALILTRPAPDVTLLTYLACITIVVGMVASFGQRVITYQQEAATFQQDALTDPLTGLPNRRALLTRLHAMWSAGTGFALLMLDLDHFKAVNDRYGHTAGDQVLAGTGAALLALIGPDGPDHTALARWGGEEFMLLLPGATARQAYAVTDRLQGAGLILGAGLPRVTFSAGAALSHEAATLDALLERVDERLHAAKAAGRRQVCWTAPAPAQAGPSALPGLDSPGTSAPREHAPPGTDACTNACTDTCADAH; from the coding sequence GTGCGTCGCCGGGCCTACGTGCTCGCGGCGCTGGTGTCGGCGGCCGCGCACCTGGGCATCCTGGCTCTGAAGGTGCCGCGCGGCGAGTGGCAGGACCTGCCGTCGTTCCTGACCGGGCTGGTCGTCTCGGTGCTGGTCGCGTGGGCCCTGACATGGGGACGTCTGCCGACCGCGCAGCTGAACGCGCCGGTGGCGGCGGCCGTGACCCTGGCGACCACCGTCGAGTTCCTGCCGCTGGTCTCTGCGCCGGCGGTCGGCACGCAGGCGTACCTGACGTTCGTGGGCACGGTGGCGCTGTGGTTCGGGCTGCTGCCGATCCGGCTGGCAGCGGTGCTGTCCGGCACGGCGTACGCGCTGTTCGCGGCGCTGATCCTGACCCGCCCCGCGCCGGACGTGACGCTCCTGACGTACCTGGCGTGCATCACCATCGTGGTGGGCATGGTCGCCAGTTTCGGGCAGCGGGTGATCACGTACCAGCAGGAGGCCGCGACCTTCCAGCAGGACGCCCTGACCGACCCGCTGACCGGCCTGCCCAACCGCCGCGCGCTCCTGACCCGCCTGCACGCCATGTGGAGCGCCGGGACCGGCTTCGCACTGCTGATGCTGGACCTCGACCACTTCAAGGCCGTGAACGACCGCTACGGGCACACGGCCGGTGATCAGGTGCTGGCCGGGACGGGCGCGGCCCTGCTGGCCCTGATCGGCCCGGACGGTCCGGACCACACCGCGCTGGCCCGCTGGGGCGGCGAGGAGTTCATGCTGCTGCTGCCGGGGGCCACGGCCCGGCAGGCGTACGCCGTCACGGACCGCCTTCAGGGGGCCGGGCTGATCCTGGGGGCCGGGTTGCCGCGCGTGACGTTCAGCGCCGGGGCGGCCCTGTCGCACGAGGCCGCCACCCTGGACGCCCTGCTGGAGCGGGTGGACGAGCGCCTGCACGCCGCCAAGGCCGCCGGGCGGCGGCAGGTGTGCTGGACTGCCCCGGCCCCCGCTCAGGCCGGTCCGTCTGCCCTGCCCGGCCTGGATTCCCCTGGCACCAGCGCCCCCAGGGAGCACGCGCCCCCCGGCACGGACGCCTGCACAAACGCCTGCACAGACACCTGCGCGGACGCCCACTAG
- a CDS encoding MBL fold metallo-hydrolase RNA specificity domain-containing protein, producing MQLQSFGAAGTVTGSMHLLTLDGRHLLIDCGLFQGNDELEARNREPLPFDVAGLDAVILTHAHLDHVGRLPLLVKLGYRGPIHCTEPTAALAETVLLDSARLQVDGYRHDLRRARRQGIPDEQVPPPLYGEEDVHRALALLRPGLRFGETTPVAGVRVTPQRAGHILGSAYLLIESSDARLIMSGDLGNRESGLQLDFTPPPHADAVVLESTYANRTHRAWNATLAEFRDALREAAAQGGKILIPSFAIERTQTILHTIKGLMDAGEVPRIPVFLDSPMAARATHEYFEFGDELIPEVRDALRAGEDPFRPSTLHVVPTSAESQRINRYDGPAIILAGNGMMTGGRIQHHLKHHLWKPSTSLISVSYQSPSSLGGRIVTGADHVRVMGEDIAVRAHIHTIGGFSAHADQDDLLAFLSTAGTPHVWLVHGEPDVMDSFLPVLAARGLKGDIVPDRQPVDLTGPGYPDGRPPGFVPTPPRGAHAESTE from the coding sequence ATGCAACTTCAGAGTTTCGGGGCGGCGGGCACGGTCACCGGCAGCATGCATCTGCTCACGCTGGACGGCCGGCACCTGCTGATCGACTGCGGCCTGTTCCAGGGCAACGACGAACTCGAGGCCCGCAACCGCGAGCCCCTGCCGTTCGACGTGGCCGGCCTGGACGCCGTGATCCTCACGCACGCGCACCTGGACCACGTGGGCCGCCTGCCGCTGCTGGTGAAACTCGGGTACCGGGGGCCCATTCACTGCACCGAACCGACCGCCGCGCTGGCCGAGACGGTCCTGCTGGACTCCGCGCGCCTTCAGGTGGACGGCTACCGGCACGACCTGCGCCGCGCCCGCCGCCAGGGCATTCCCGACGAGCAGGTGCCGCCCCCGCTGTACGGCGAGGAGGACGTGCACCGCGCCCTGGCCCTGCTGCGCCCCGGCCTGCGCTTCGGCGAGACGACGCCCGTGGCGGGCGTGCGCGTCACGCCCCAGCGGGCCGGGCACATCCTGGGCAGCGCCTACCTGCTGATCGAGAGCAGTGACGCCCGCCTGATCATGAGCGGCGACCTCGGCAACCGCGAGAGCGGCCTGCAACTGGATTTCACGCCCCCACCCCACGCCGACGCCGTGGTCCTGGAAAGCACCTACGCCAACCGCACCCACCGCGCCTGGAACGCCACGCTCGCCGAGTTCCGCGACGCGCTGCGTGAGGCGGCCGCGCAGGGTGGCAAGATCCTGATTCCCAGTTTCGCCATCGAACGCACCCAGACGATCCTGCACACCATCAAGGGCCTCATGGACGCCGGCGAGGTCCCGCGCATCCCGGTGTTCCTGGATTCCCCCATGGCGGCCCGCGCCACGCACGAGTACTTCGAGTTCGGGGACGAACTGATCCCGGAAGTACGGGACGCCCTGCGCGCCGGCGAGGACCCCTTCCGGCCCAGCACGCTGCACGTCGTGCCCACCAGCGCCGAATCGCAGCGCATCAACCGCTACGACGGTCCCGCCATCATCCTGGCTGGGAACGGCATGATGACCGGCGGCCGTATTCAGCATCACCTCAAGCATCACCTCTGGAAACCCAGTACCAGCCTGATCAGCGTGTCGTACCAGTCGCCCAGCAGCCTCGGCGGGCGCATCGTGACCGGCGCGGACCACGTGCGCGTCATGGGCGAGGACATCGCCGTGCGCGCCCACATCCACACCATCGGCGGCTTCTCCGCGCACGCCGATCAGGACGACCTGCTGGCTTTCCTGTCCACGGCCGGCACGCCGCACGTGTGGCTGGTGCACGGCGAACCGGACGTCATGGACTCGTTCCTGCCGGTCCTCGCCGCGCGCGGCCTGAAGGGCGACATCGTCCCGGACCGGCAGCCCGTGGACCTGACCGGCCCCGGCTACCCGGACGGCCGCCCCCCCGGTTTCGTGCCCACCCCGCCGCGCGGCGCGCACGCCGAGAGCACCGAGTAA
- a CDS encoding nitroreductase family protein has translation MTTLDTPFPPAALTVLDVIRSRRTVDISLLKPDAVPREVVEAILEAGTWAPNHGRTEPWRFTVFTGEGRAQLAEVFAQAYAAGSAPDREDGAALEAQRARAWRAPLWISLELHMPEKPKMPEWEEQAAVACAAQNMWLAATAFGLAGKWVSGPVMVSPVAAELLGAPKLLGLLFLGYPAGELPSSTRAPLSEKVTWVE, from the coding sequence ATGACGACGCTGGACACTCCCTTCCCCCCCGCTGCCCTGACTGTGCTGGACGTGATCCGTTCGCGCCGCACGGTGGATATCAGTCTGCTGAAACCGGACGCGGTGCCGCGTGAGGTGGTCGAGGCGATTCTGGAGGCGGGGACCTGGGCGCCGAATCATGGTCGGACGGAGCCGTGGCGGTTCACGGTGTTCACGGGTGAGGGCCGCGCGCAGCTGGCCGAGGTGTTCGCGCAGGCGTACGCGGCGGGCAGCGCGCCGGACCGGGAGGACGGGGCGGCGCTGGAGGCGCAGCGGGCGCGGGCGTGGCGGGCGCCGCTGTGGATCAGTCTGGAACTGCACATGCCCGAGAAACCGAAGATGCCGGAGTGGGAAGAGCAGGCGGCCGTGGCGTGTGCGGCGCAGAACATGTGGCTGGCCGCCACGGCGTTCGGACTGGCCGGGAAGTGGGTGAGCGGCCCGGTGATGGTCAGTCCGGTCGCGGCGGAATTGCTGGGCGCACCGAAACTGCTGGGCCTGCTGTTCCTGGGGTACCCGGCAGGTGAGTTGCCGTCCAGCACCCGCGCGCCGCTGTCCGAGAAGGTCACCTGGGTGGAGTGA
- the rpmA gene encoding 50S ribosomal protein L27: MAHKKGVGSSKNGRDSQPKYLGVKKFGGEQVLAGNILVRQRGTKFKAGPNVGMGRDHTLFALEHGKVVFTNRGAKGRFISIEAVQTELAAD; encoded by the coding sequence ATGGCACACAAGAAAGGCGTAGGTTCGTCCAAGAACGGACGTGACAGCCAGCCCAAGTACCTGGGCGTGAAGAAGTTCGGCGGCGAGCAGGTGCTGGCCGGTAACATTCTGGTCCGCCAGCGCGGCACCAAGTTCAAGGCCGGCCCGAACGTGGGCATGGGCCGCGACCACACGCTGTTCGCTCTGGAGCACGGCAAGGTCGTGTTCACGAACCGTGGCGCGAAGGGCCGCTTCATCAGCATCGAAGCTGTTCAGACCGAACTCGCCGCTGACTGA
- a CDS encoding TatD family hydrolase, with protein sequence MIDSHTHLDYIDDPAGARGELGLNAMICIGASPQHARNAVALAEQFEDVYATVGLHPTDTDEDSPDARTQIEALLTHPRVVGVGESGLDDYWDDTKRAAQVSAFEWQLDLARRSGKVLVIHTRDKAGQDSAHQGVMDVLRAWPDVPIILHCFSGHADLLRFGLQRGEHTYFGFAGNTTYKNAQEIQAAARDLPLARMLLETDAPFLAPVPKRGKPNRPGYVRHTLEFIAALRGQDPTELEAATDANTRRAYGLTLE encoded by the coding sequence ATGATCGACTCTCACACCCACCTCGACTACATCGACGATCCGGCCGGCGCGCGCGGCGAACTGGGCCTGAACGCCATGATCTGCATCGGCGCCAGCCCCCAGCACGCCCGGAACGCCGTGGCCCTGGCCGAACAGTTTGAAGACGTGTACGCCACGGTCGGCCTGCACCCCACCGACACCGACGAGGACAGCCCGGACGCCCGCACGCAGATCGAGGCCCTGCTGACTCACCCGCGCGTGGTCGGCGTGGGCGAAAGCGGCCTGGACGATTACTGGGACGACACGAAACGCGCCGCGCAGGTCTCGGCCTTCGAGTGGCAGCTGGACCTCGCACGGCGCAGCGGCAAGGTGCTGGTCATCCACACGCGCGACAAGGCCGGGCAGGACAGCGCCCACCAGGGCGTGATGGACGTGCTGCGCGCGTGGCCGGACGTGCCGATCATCCTGCACTGCTTCAGCGGGCACGCGGACCTGCTGCGCTTCGGGCTGCAACGCGGCGAGCACACGTACTTCGGTTTCGCCGGGAACACCACATACAAGAACGCGCAAGAGATCCAGGCAGCGGCCCGCGACCTGCCCCTCGCCCGGATGCTGCTGGAAACCGACGCGCCCTTCCTGGCTCCCGTCCCGAAGCGCGGCAAGCCCAACCGGCCCGGCTACGTGCGCCACACCCTGGAATTCATCGCGGCCCTGCGCGGCCAGGACCCCACCGAACTGGAAGCCGCGACCGACGCGAACACCCGCCGCGCCTACGGCCTGACGCTGGAGTGA
- a CDS encoding HAAS signaling domain-containing protein, with translation MTNPLHNWLDVALRDLAPAAQRRVSAEYQAHVQDAMTGGLTEPEAVATLGDPAQVNRALRRTYATEEVATQYRTPSRRLWVAMLLAQLGHTALVILSNLEDHADLLRHLTGPLTGLTLLLALMALMKQRPTPYTSTLGTRLLVLPLTSGQWITALLTPARDTLDLAFLIVLPLALVGMAWDAHRTAQRVSRTLNLEGQA, from the coding sequence ATGACCAATCCACTACATAACTGGCTGGACGTCGCCCTGCGTGACCTCGCCCCCGCCGCGCAGCGCCGCGTGAGCGCCGAGTACCAGGCGCACGTGCAGGACGCAATGACAGGCGGACTGACCGAACCAGAAGCCGTCGCCACCCTTGGCGACCCCGCACAGGTCAACCGCGCGCTGCGGCGCACGTACGCCACGGAGGAAGTCGCCACGCAGTACCGGACCCCGTCCCGGCGTCTCTGGGTTGCCATGCTGCTCGCGCAGCTTGGGCACACCGCACTGGTGATCCTCAGCAACCTGGAAGACCACGCCGACCTGCTCCGGCACCTGACCGGCCCCCTGACCGGGCTGACCCTGCTGCTGGCCCTAATGGCGCTCATGAAACAGCGCCCGACGCCGTACACCTCGACGCTGGGCACACGACTGCTGGTACTGCCCCTGACGTCCGGCCAGTGGATCACGGCGCTGCTCACTCCGGCAAGAGACACCTTGGATCTGGCGTTCCTGATTGTCCTGCCGCTGGCGCTTGTGGGGATGGCCTGGGACGCGCACCGCACGGCACAGCGCGTGAGCCGTACCCTGAATCTGGAAGGGCAGGCATGA
- a CDS encoding PadR family transcriptional regulator: MNAREQLRMLILAVLDRQPEHGYAIAQAINTRSEGLLRAREGTLYPALHALEAEGLIESSEHEVAGRTRREYRLTEKGRATLARTRRDWQAQVGAVRAVLGENA; encoded by the coding sequence ATGAACGCCCGCGAGCAACTCCGCATGCTCATCCTGGCCGTCCTCGACCGCCAGCCCGAACACGGCTACGCCATCGCCCAGGCCATCAACACCCGCAGCGAAGGCCTCCTGCGCGCCCGCGAAGGCACCCTCTACCCCGCCCTGCACGCCCTCGAAGCCGAAGGGCTCATCGAGAGCAGCGAACATGAGGTCGCTGGCCGCACCCGGCGCGAATACCGCCTGACCGAGAAGGGCCGCGCCACCCTGGCCCGCACCCGCCGCGACTGGCAGGCCCAGGTCGGCGCCGTGCGGGCCGTCCTGGGGGAGAACGCATGA
- the obgE gene encoding GTPase ObgE yields the protein MAFRDVLNIEVAAGNGGDGSMSFHRAKYMEKGGPDGGHGGKGGSIVLRAIEGVESLERLLGRRKFKGPNGAYGEGRLRQGSDGEDIYIDVPVGTTAFDEESGKVIADLVRVGQTKVIARGGLGGRGNSTFTSSTRQAPRFAELGTPGQKRRVRLELRLIADVGLVGYPNAGKSSLLAALSRANPAIADYPFTTLSPILGVVDRVDTHGSPLDERLTLADIPGIIEGASEGKGLGLEFLRHISRTRVLVYVLDVTRDPVGELAQLQSELRSYDPTLLEQVSLIALNKVELVDEDLAVMVEDELIGSGLPVLQVSAKEGQGLNELRESLFQLLPDRELWAQTHALDIEPDVIREAPLSLEFRIDPAAQGVGIISDGQPERVWKVVGGGFEERIVRFSRYLEEASEYLGNVFKRQGLYSALKRAGAREGDTVEIGPHRFEYFDEDENKG from the coding sequence GTGGCTTTTCGTGACGTACTGAATATCGAGGTGGCCGCCGGGAACGGCGGGGACGGCAGCATGAGCTTCCACCGCGCGAAATACATGGAGAAGGGCGGCCCGGACGGCGGGCACGGCGGGAAGGGCGGCAGCATCGTGCTGCGCGCCATCGAGGGTGTGGAGTCGCTGGAGCGTCTGCTGGGCCGCCGCAAGTTCAAGGGCCCGAACGGCGCGTACGGCGAGGGCCGTCTGCGCCAGGGTTCCGACGGCGAGGACATCTACATCGACGTGCCGGTGGGCACCACCGCCTTCGATGAGGAGAGCGGGAAGGTCATCGCTGACCTCGTGCGGGTCGGGCAGACGAAGGTCATTGCGCGCGGCGGTCTGGGCGGGCGCGGGAACAGCACCTTTACCAGCAGCACCCGTCAGGCCCCGCGCTTCGCGGAGCTGGGTACGCCCGGCCAGAAGCGCCGCGTGCGCCTGGAACTGCGCCTGATCGCGGACGTGGGCCTCGTGGGCTACCCGAACGCCGGGAAGAGCAGCCTGCTGGCGGCCCTGTCGCGCGCCAACCCGGCCATCGCGGACTACCCGTTCACGACCCTATCGCCCATCCTGGGTGTCGTGGACCGCGTGGACACGCACGGCAGTCCGCTCGACGAGCGCCTGACCCTGGCGGACATTCCGGGCATCATCGAGGGCGCCAGCGAGGGCAAGGGGCTGGGCCTGGAGTTCCTGCGGCACATCAGCCGCACGCGCGTGCTGGTGTACGTGCTGGACGTGACCCGCGACCCCGTGGGTGAACTGGCGCAGCTGCAGTCCGAGTTGCGTTCCTACGACCCCACGCTGCTGGAGCAGGTCTCGCTGATCGCGCTGAACAAGGTGGAACTGGTCGACGAGGACCTGGCCGTGATGGTCGAGGACGAACTGATCGGGTCGGGCCTGCCGGTCCTTCAGGTGAGCGCCAAGGAAGGGCAGGGCCTGAACGAACTGCGCGAGTCGCTGTTCCAGCTACTGCCGGACCGGGAACTGTGGGCGCAGACGCACGCGCTGGACATCGAGCCAGACGTGATCCGCGAGGCTCCGCTGAGCCTGGAGTTCCGCATCGACCCGGCCGCGCAGGGCGTGGGCATCATCAGCGACGGTCAGCCCGAGCGGGTCTGGAAGGTCGTGGGCGGGGGCTTCGAGGAACGCATCGTGCGCTTCTCGCGGTACCTGGAGGAAGCCTCGGAGTACCTGGGGAACGTCTTCAAACGCCAGGGGCTGTACAGCGCCCTGAAGCGGGCCGGAGCGCGCGAGGGCGACACGGTCGAGATCGGGCCGCACCGCTTCGAGTACTTCGACGAGGACGAGAACAAGGGCTGA
- a CDS encoding lactate/malate family dehydrogenase has product MKVGIVGAGLVGATAAYALTLRGSCSEILLTDQDEARARAEAQDIAHASPVSHGTRVGSGPLADLRGSAVVIVAAGANQKPGESRLDLLQKNAAIFRELIPQIVAAAPDALLLIATNPVDVLTDLTVRLAPGVAVMGSGTVLDSARFRHLIAGHAGVDGTHVHGYVLGEHGDSEVIAWSTVTVAGLPVADFMAARNHEWTPDIRAQIEADTRGAAAQIISGKRATYYGIGAALARITERVLGDRRAVLTVSAPTPEFGVSLSLPRVVGRSGVLDTVLPALTDTERAELAASAGVLRESLATLD; this is encoded by the coding sequence GTGAAGGTCGGGATTGTCGGGGCGGGACTGGTCGGCGCGACCGCCGCGTACGCCCTGACGCTGCGCGGCTCGTGCAGCGAGATCCTGCTGACCGATCAGGACGAGGCCCGCGCCCGCGCCGAGGCGCAGGACATCGCGCACGCCTCGCCGGTCAGTCACGGCACCCGGGTCGGCAGCGGCCCCCTGGCGGACCTGCGGGGCAGCGCGGTCGTGATCGTCGCGGCCGGCGCGAACCAGAAGCCCGGCGAGTCCCGCCTGGACCTGCTTCAGAAGAACGCCGCCATCTTCCGGGAGTTGATTCCGCAGATCGTGGCCGCCGCGCCGGACGCCCTGCTGCTGATCGCCACGAATCCGGTGGACGTGCTGACGGACCTGACGGTGCGCCTCGCGCCCGGCGTGGCCGTGATGGGGTCCGGCACGGTCCTCGACAGCGCCCGGTTCCGGCACCTGATCGCCGGGCACGCCGGGGTGGACGGCACGCACGTGCACGGATACGTGCTGGGCGAACACGGGGACAGCGAGGTCATCGCCTGGAGTACCGTCACCGTGGCGGGCCTGCCGGTCGCGGACTTCATGGCCGCGCGGAACCACGAGTGGACGCCCGACATCCGCGCGCAGATCGAGGCGGACACGCGCGGCGCGGCGGCGCAGATCATCAGCGGGAAACGCGCCACGTACTACGGGATCGGCGCGGCCCTGGCCCGCATCACCGAGCGCGTACTGGGCGACCGGCGGGCCGTGCTGACCGTCAGCGCCCCCACCCCCGAATTCGGCGTGAGCCTGAGCCTGCCGCGCGTGGTGGGGCGCAGCGGCGTGCTGGACACGGTCCTGCCCGCCCTGACTGATACGGAACGCGCGGAACTGGCCGCCAGCGCCGGCGTGCTCAGGGAATCGCTGGCGACCCTGGACTGA
- a CDS encoding LptA/OstA family protein — MMNRTKTVSLLALLTLAAPVLAQADATNRLITIQGGPRGDVRNGPLTFTGSPVKAKVSTLNIEASQAVLAAPKGTPLIEAKGKRTANFTGAVKVTRGRLSAAGTSLAYDETTGQGVLSGNASATFVPEKKEDGDTVSIKAAQMSLDVDNNVSTSTGGVTLSTGTQNGQADKLVFDEDRELAQLTGKPSLTRAAKGNQKELVITGQEVRALTKTKTLYVRGGVKLVQGTTTTTGDAVYYDDRKNVAYVVGNAVSVDSKSKVTVKAPASGYLEQRTDLGRVRALNSAYKVPAEQFKLRGEK; from the coding sequence ATGATGAACCGTACCAAGACCGTGTCCCTGCTGGCCCTCCTGACCCTCGCCGCGCCCGTGCTGGCGCAGGCCGACGCCACCAACCGCCTGATCACCATTCAGGGCGGCCCGCGCGGCGACGTGCGTAACGGCCCACTGACCTTCACCGGCAGTCCCGTGAAGGCGAAGGTCAGCACCCTGAACATCGAGGCCTCCCAGGCCGTGCTGGCCGCGCCCAAGGGCACGCCGCTGATCGAGGCGAAAGGCAAACGCACCGCGAACTTCACCGGCGCCGTGAAGGTCACGCGCGGCCGCCTCAGCGCCGCCGGCACGTCCCTCGCGTACGACGAGACGACCGGTCAGGGCGTCCTGAGCGGCAACGCCAGCGCCACCTTCGTCCCGGAGAAGAAAGAGGACGGCGACACCGTCAGCATCAAGGCCGCGCAGATGAGCCTAGACGTGGATAACAACGTGTCCACCAGCACGGGCGGCGTGACCCTGTCCACCGGCACGCAGAACGGACAGGCCGACAAGCTGGTGTTCGACGAGGACCGCGAACTGGCCCAGCTGACCGGCAAACCCAGCCTGACCCGCGCCGCCAAAGGCAACCAGAAGGAACTGGTCATCACCGGCCAGGAAGTCCGCGCGCTCACCAAAACCAAGACGCTGTACGTGCGCGGCGGCGTGAAACTCGTGCAGGGCACCACCACCACCACCGGCGACGCCGTGTACTACGACGACCGCAAGAACGTGGCGTACGTGGTCGGGAACGCCGTCAGCGTGGACAGCAAGAGCAAGGTAACCGTGAAGGCCCCGGCCAGCGGTTACCTGGAGCAGCGCACCGACCTGGGCCGCGTGCGCGCCCTGAACTCGGCGTACAAGGTTCCAGCCGAGCAGTTCAAGCTGCGCGGCGAGAAGTAA
- a CDS encoding LptA/OstA family protein: MPRSRLTVAALLTALLAAASVVPGGRAQQAEPSPPTESAPTQTAVPAGAAPQPSPTPDAAPEAGAEQASLTLVRRSEKDGKDRRILIVKTGTDDTTGVFALCQPLPDDPEGAPTLAVFSETGAGGVQITIDKNVIRVPLAVVTQNAPKDGQDGSDGRVEASAGTGRFLEREEVPPDTKDRLTRCEVQAVPKPAPDTVLVTQGRTELRGQKLVYDSADGVARIDGPIKFTRRSDTDPLTGQSDRIEVSVDDEKTTLVGNVVFNSAGGRVSRAARVEYDDTRNVARLYGTAEQPAESVKGGDTLRAGVIVYDLDRNEVYAMKAEGSTITGEFTDTDTPDVAAPGSATPASAPAAPAGGQPASPVPTDPLPPVNPAPVNPAPVDPGPVSPGSPAIP; this comes from the coding sequence ATGCCCCGTTCCCGCCTGACCGTCGCCGCACTCCTGACCGCGCTGCTGGCGGCCGCGAGTGTGGTGCCGGGCGGGCGGGCGCAGCAGGCCGAGCCCAGCCCGCCCACCGAGTCCGCCCCCACCCAGACGGCCGTACCTGCTGGGGCGGCGCCGCAACCGTCGCCCACTCCGGACGCCGCGCCGGAGGCCGGTGCAGAGCAGGCCAGCCTGACCCTGGTGCGCCGCAGCGAGAAGGACGGCAAGGACCGCCGCATCCTGATCGTGAAGACCGGCACGGACGACACCACAGGCGTGTTCGCGCTGTGCCAGCCGCTCCCGGACGACCCGGAGGGCGCGCCGACCCTGGCGGTGTTCAGTGAGACCGGCGCGGGCGGCGTGCAGATCACCATCGACAAGAACGTGATTCGCGTGCCGCTGGCCGTGGTCACGCAGAATGCCCCGAAAGACGGGCAGGACGGCAGCGACGGCCGTGTGGAGGCCAGCGCCGGTACGGGCCGCTTCCTGGAACGTGAGGAGGTGCCGCCCGATACCAAGGACCGCCTGACCCGCTGCGAGGTGCAGGCCGTCCCGAAACCCGCGCCGGACACCGTGCTGGTCACGCAGGGCCGCACGGAACTGCGCGGTCAGAAACTGGTGTACGACAGCGCCGACGGCGTGGCCCGCATCGACGGGCCGATCAAGTTCACGCGCCGCAGCGATACCGACCCCCTGACCGGCCAGAGTGACCGCATCGAGGTCAGCGTGGACGACGAGAAGACCACCCTGGTCGGGAACGTGGTGTTCAACTCGGCGGGCGGGCGGGTCAGCCGCGCCGCGCGGGTCGAGTACGACGACACGCGCAACGTGGCGCGCCTGTACGGCACGGCCGAACAGCCCGCCGAGAGCGTCAAGGGCGGCGACACCCTGCGTGCCGGGGTGATCGTGTACGACCTGGACCGCAACGAGGTGTACGCCATGAAAGCCGAGGGGAGCACCATCACGGGCGAGTTCACGGACACCGACACGCCGGACGTGGCGGCGCCGGGCAGCGCAACGCCAGCCAGCGCGCCCGCCGCTCCGGCCGGAGGACAACCGGCCAGTCCCGTACCGACTGACCCGCTGCCTCCCGTGAATCCAGCTCCAGTGAACCCGGCCCCCGTCGATCCTGGGCCGGTCAGTCCAGGGTCGCCAGCGATTCCCTGA